From Arachis hypogaea cultivar Tifrunner chromosome 3, arahy.Tifrunner.gnm2.J5K5, whole genome shotgun sequence:
TGGCATTATCTGTTTTTCCTGTGAGTTGGATATGATCAAAAGACTGTGAGTAAGTTGCATCTCCATCTGGGTTTAGTTCAGGAGATTGAGCTGGGTTGAAGTTTTTGTTGAAATTAAAAGATCGTATCTGAGCATTTGCAACAtgcattattattactattacaagcagcacaacaaaattaacCATTGTAAAGTTGTGTTAGGTAACTGAAAcaggataaaataaaaacaatataaaaaatataaggacttaTTGGAGATAGGGAAATAAGGACAGAGACAGTGAAACACTACTTCTGGTACATTTTTATTCTAAGACATTTTTGTTGGAGTCTATAGCACAGTTTCCTGTTTATATACACACACAGCAACTAATTTAACATTGCCATTACATTGTGATGAATGTACCTCTGCTGTAAAAAAGAAATACTGTCCAGCTTCTTTGTTCGGAGACATATATGTTATAAACTTATATTGACAAAAATCATATACAAGCTTAGATTTTCACGGTAGCGGAAATATACTAATATAGATAAGAAAACATTAGCTTAGATTTCTACAGCAACTGAACTACCCTTAGTTTTTAAATTTCATTCgtaacaaatatatataattttatttgtaacCAATAGTTAGTCAGTACCTTATTTGTATACTATTAAGATTTTATAATCTAGTATTTAAAAGTGAAATTTAGTATTTAAGATAGAATGTTAGTAAGTGttggcaaaaaataataaattttatcagTCATGTAGTATTACTAAGTGAATTATTAAACTTATTAATAATACAGAATGAAAaagacaaattattttttaaaaataattataaacaacATACGTTTTAGCTTTTTATTAAAGTTAAGGAAACCAATTTGTAATTTTTCCCATGATATAAAATTGAAAGTGTtacaacatttaaaaaaaaaaaaaaaaattatgccgCATCTCTCTTGACCAAAATAATGAACTCTAACCGAATCAGTAATCAAAGTGCTGAATAGTGAATACTGATAGGGTAGCAGAAGCATCAAAACTATTTAGCATGCAGATTGCTTAGCGTTTGTGAGAGTTGAATTTGAATGTTCCTCTTCTGTTAAAAATGGGCAATATCCATCACAAACGGCAATATTCGGATCCTTGTCCTGTTATGACAAACTTGGCTAGCAACAATGTGCAAAAGCATTGTTCATTTGTCATTTTAGGAATAAAGAAATCAATAAACGCTTTGTGAGATACATACATTTATTTGAATGAGCTGACTTTTTTAACTGTATTTTCTTGTTACTTAGTACCACCAGAGATACTGTGCAGTCTCTAGATAAAGACAAATTTGTGTTAAGACTTTTGATCATACAAAAGATGCTAGTTAAACAACTCACTAGTCACCCATGCAATATTCCGTTGTCTCAATTGCAAAGTGAGGTGAAATTGAACGAAAGATTGCTCTTATATCTGGAGGAAGATATGTTGGCACTGGCATCTTTTCTGGGAGAATTGGTAAAGGAGCTTCAAATTGAAGAACTTGGATGACTTGCCGTATGCATGGCCTGAATTTGTAATCTGGATGAACACACCAAAGTCCAACACCAAGCACGCGCTCCATTTGATTCTCATCAAATTCTCCACATAGCTTTGGGTCCACTGCTTCAAGCAACTTTCCCGTTCCATATAGCTCCCAAACCCACTCAACAACAGTTATTATGTCCTCCTTGTTAGAATCTAGCCCAATAATTGGTTTCTTTCCACTTGCAATCTCCAATAGCACAACTCCAAAGCTGTATATATCAGCTTCTTTGGTAGCCTTTCCTGAAGTAGCATATTCTGGTGCAATGTAGCCTCTTGTTCCCGCGATTAGCGTGGTTCGTGAACCTTTCTCATGATCCACTAGCCTCGCCAGACCGAAATCACCAAGCTTTGCATTGAAGCATGAATCCAACATTATGTTGCTTGGTTTGATGTCCCTGTGAATCACACATTGTTCCCATTCTTCTTGTAGGTAAAGCAATGCTGAAGCCAGGCTCAGAGCTATGTTGTACCTTGTTGGCCAAGTCAAGAGGCTTTTTCCGCCATATAAATGTGAATCTAAGCTTCCATTTGGCATGAACTCATATATGAGGAGTAGATCATTCTTCCTGTGGCACCAACCTATGAGTTGTACTAGATTTCTGTGTCTCAGCTGGCTAATGATCTTCACTTCAGTTGCATATTCCTTTATCCCTTGGCTAGACTCTCTTGAAATCTTCTTGATGGCAACATTGGTGTTTGAGTTCTTCAGATAACCTTTGTACACGCTGCCAAAACCACCTTGACCAAGCTTATTCGGATCTGAAAATTTGTTAGTTGCACTTCGAAGTTCATTGTAGCCAAACCTCTTTGGTCCAGAGCCCTTTTGGAATTCATCATCCATGGTCAGATCAAAAGTTAAGTCCTCTTTTTTCCCTCTACTTTTCTTCCACAATATTAAAGCACAAACTAACAAACTAAGAATCAAGGCTGCACCAATTCCAATCCCCACCAACAGTCTTAACTTGTTCCCCTTTTCAGAATCAGGACTAGGAGTTGGTGATGCTGCCGGTGCTGTCATCGGATTTCTGACATTCTCAAGAATATCCAAACTTGAACTGAATGACCAAGACTTGAGAGTATTCACCTCAAACAACCTCCCTGTTGCAGCAGAGAAGCCAACAATAACGCGCTCCGGCAAGTGGTCTCTCAGATCAACCTTGTATGAGACATAATCCTCTGATGAAGAATTATCAGTGTACTGAGTGAATGAAACGCTTAAATTAAGAGTGGTTGAATTGTACTTAATGCTACAATTATATACTCTCCATTTCATAATATCCACCAACCATGTCTTACTTATATTAGATTTCATGGAGTTGAAATTCAAGCCTACATGATTACCTTGAGGGTCCCATGGATTGTGGAAGGTGTCAAACTCCACGGCGACGAATGAATGCTGAGTTGAATTCAGTACTCTGTTGCCATCTACAAGGCCAAGGCCACCACCTTGTCTAACATGATGCAGAAGTGGGAGATTTGGATCAGCCAAGAAGAAAGCCATTCCATCTCCATAACTAGACTCTTCTGAgtaaataacaaaggaaaatgtgGTAATGAAGTCAGTGAGCTGACCAGAATTCTTGTCCCAAATCTGAATCAGTGATTTGCTGGTGACACGGCCAACGCTGTAGTTGTTGTTTTGGTCCATGCTGTTCAAGGTGATTTGGATAGCTTCTCTTACAACAGCAGCATCTTCTTCTACATTAACATTACCATCCTTAAAGCTTGTGAAGTTAAATGAAAGTGGATTCGCAAAAGGGGCCATTTGGAGAAAGAAAATTATCAACAGGAGAGATGGTACATGAATATGCCATGAAGCCATCTTAAAGTGAGAAATATCA
This genomic window contains:
- the LOC112791326 gene encoding L-type lectin-domain containing receptor kinase IX.1-like, with the translated sequence MASWHIHVPSLLLIIFFLQMAPFANPLSFNFTSFKDGNVNVEEDAAVVREAIQITLNSMDQNNNYSVGRVTSKSLIQIWDKNSGQLTDFITTFSFVIYSEESSYGDGMAFFLADPNLPLLHHVRQGGGLGLVDGNRVLNSTQHSFVAVEFDTFHNPWDPQGNHVGLNFNSMKSNISKTWLVDIMKWRVYNCSIKYNSTTLNLSVSFTQYTDNSSSEDYVSYKVDLRDHLPERVIVGFSAATGRLFEVNTLKSWSFSSSLDILENVRNPMTAPAASPTPSPDSEKGNKLRLLVGIGIGAALILSLLVCALILWKKSRGKKEDLTFDLTMDDEFQKGSGPKRFGYNELRSATNKFSDPNKLGQGGFGSVYKGYLKNSNTNVAIKKISRESSQGIKEYATEVKIISQLRHRNLVQLIGWCHRKNDLLLIYEFMPNGSLDSHLYGGKSLLTWPTRYNIALSLASALLYLQEEWEQCVIHRDIKPSNIMLDSCFNAKLGDFGLARLVDHEKGSRTTLIAGTRGYIAPEYATSGKATKEADIYSFGVVLLEIASGKKPIIGLDSNKEDIITVVEWVWELYGTGKLLEAVDPKLCGEFDENQMERVLGVGLWCVHPDYKFRPCIRQVIQVLQFEAPLPILPEKMPVPTYLPPDIRAIFRSISPHFAIETTEYCMGD